The Elgaria multicarinata webbii isolate HBS135686 ecotype San Diego chromosome 1, rElgMul1.1.pri, whole genome shotgun sequence genome has a window encoding:
- the DDX59 gene encoding probable ATP-dependent RNA helicase DDX59 — protein sequence MFVPRSLKVKRNAIDDGICVAKKNKSFPGESSFEKGAEPKDARSDIEDIPTSESDLFKLEEGYPEPELPLDSVVAATLENANNEDSSLAEEPIKSFSKTQRWPQPGEPVCVVCGRYGEYICDKTDEDICSLECKAKHLLQIKEEKESSKPGSSEKAEPRPASPDGTYCYEENAFMLSLQDEQIENLKQQLGIAVQGEGVARPIVEFEHCGFPEILNSNLKGSGYEVPTPVQMQMIPVGLQGRDIVATADTGSGKTAAFLLPVIIKALGERETPSALILTPTRELAIQIEKQAKELMISLPNMRTVLLVGGLPLPPQLHRLKQNVKVIIATPGRLLEILKQSSVQLHNINVVVVDEADTMLKMGFQQQVLDILENIPKDRQTILVSATMPFGIEQLANQLLQNPVKITVGEKNLPCSNVRQIILWVEEPSKKKKLFEILNDKKLFKPPVLVFVECKLGADLLSDAVHKITGLQTVSMHADKSQMERTAILQGLFQGKYEVVVSTGVLGRGLDLINVKLVVNFDMPSSMDEYVHQVGRAGRLGHSGTAITFVNNNSKRLFWDVVKRVKPTGTILPAQLLNSPYLHDQKRKEQQRNKRSQNLVTGDNLMDIIRKHDKSTSQK from the exons ATGTTTGTTCCAAGATCTCTGAAAGTGAAGAGGAATGCTATCGATGATGGGATTTGTGTAGCAAAGAAAAATAAGTCCTTTCCAGGTGAATCCTCTTTTGAAAAGGGTGCAGAGCCCAAAGATGCCAGGTCAGATATAGAAGACATACCAACCTCAGAGAGTGACTTATTTAAACTAGAGGAAGGATACCCTGAGCCAGAGCTCCCTCTGGATTCTGTTGTGGCAGCAACCTTGGAAAATGCAAACAATGAGGACAGCTCTCTTGCAGAGGAACCCATCAAATCCTTCAGTAAAACACAACGTTGGCCACAGCCTGGGGAACCTGTATGCGTGGTCTGTGGCCGTTATGGGGAGTATATCTGTGACAAGACTGACGAAGACATCTGTAGCTTGGAGTGTAAAGCCAAACACCTTTTACAGATCAAAGAGGAGAAGGAAAGCTCAAAACCTGGGAGCAGTGAAAAAGCAGAACCTCGGCCTGCTTCCCCTGATGGGACCTATTGTTATGAAGAGAATGCCTTTATGTTAAGCCTTCAAGATGAGCAGATTGAAAACTTAAAGCAACAACTAGGCATAGCTGTCCAAGGTGAAGGAGTCGCGAGACCAATTGTAGAGTTTGAACACTGTGGGTTTCCTGAAATTCTAAACAGCAATTTAAAAGGGTCAGGCTACGAAGTCCCAACTCCTGTCCAGATGCAGATGATTCCGGTTGGGTTGCAGGGCAGGGATATTGTGGCCACTGCTGACACCGGCTCAGGAAAAACGGCAGCTTTCCTGCTTCCTGTTATAAttaaagctttaggagag agaGAAACTCCATCTGCTCTTATTCTGACACCAACAAGAGAGTTAGCCATACAGATAGAGAAACAAGCTAAAGAGCTCATGATCAGCCTACCAAACATGAGAACAGTTCTTCTAGTTGGAGGGTTGCCATTACCACCTCAGCTTCATCGTCTGAAACAAAATGTTAAG GTTATTATAGCCACGCCTGGAAGGCTCCTAGAAATTCTAAAGCAAAGCTCTGTTCAACTCCATAATATCAACGTTGTTGTAGTGGACGAA GCTGATACCATGTTAAAGATGGGTTTCCAGCAGCAGGTGCTGGATATTTTGGAAAATATTCCCAAAGATCGTCAAACCATTTTGGTGTCAGCCACGATGCCTTTTGGGATCGAGCAGTTGGCAAATCAGCTTCTGCAAAATCCCGTGAAAATAACAGTTGGAGAAAAGAACCTCCCCTGTTCCAACGTTCGCCAGATCATTCTGTGGGTGGAGGAAccttccaaaaagaaaaagctttttgAAATATTAAAT gatAAAAAACTCTTCAAGCCTCCAGTACTGGTATTTGTAGAATGTAAACTGGGCGCAGATCTTTTGAGCGACGCTGTTCATAAAATCACAGGCTTGCAAACTGTATCTATGCATGCTGATAAATCCCAGATGGAAAGAACTGCCATATTGCAG GGATTATTTCAAGGAAAATATGAAGTTGTAGTAAGCACTGGAGTCCTGGGACGTGGTCTTGACCTTATCAACGTTAAACTGGTAGTGAATTTCGACATGCCGTCCAGTATGGATGAATATGTACACCAG GTTGGAAGAGCGGGTCGGCTGGGTCACAGTGGAACTGCAATTACTTTTGTTAATAACAACAGCAAGAGACTTTTCTGGGATGTTGTAAAGCGCGTTAAACCAACTGGCACTATTCTCCCGGCCCAATTATTAAATTCTCCGTATCTACAtgaccaaaagagaaaagaacagCAGAGAAATAAACGTTCTCAGAATCTTGTAACAGGTGATAATCTTATGGACATTATTagaaaacatgacaaaagcactTCTCAGAAATAA